From a single Planococcus shenhongbingii genomic region:
- a CDS encoding lipopolysaccharide biosynthesis protein: MRSQVEKLTNKPFVRNVIVVATGTAMAQIVYMALSPIITRLYGPEAYGLMGAFMAIVIIVGPVSALTYPIAIVLPKKEEDTQGLIQLSFLISMFSAGFLSIMLLLFYNQIINLFNLEDISPFLFLLPFVALFSGVLQIAESWLIRTKQFKVTAKVAVLQALLLQGSMVFIGVFYPNAAVLIFLSTFGIGLKAAMMIALSNKRENFDFKLKKKRIELIKKLAFTHKDFPLYRAPEVFIDAVSQGLPIILLASFFGPASAGFYSIGYTVLSIPSQLIGKSVGDVFYPRISEAANNGEKMTNLIKKATYYLGVVGILPYIIVIFYGPALFRFVFGDEWGMAGEYARWIALWSFFKFLNKASVTALPALSAQAFQLCSTIVTLVSRIAALVIGFYVYKSDLIAIALFSITGAILNVVFIAITLHISKKHDQKI, encoded by the coding sequence ATGAGAAGCCAAGTTGAAAAATTAACCAATAAGCCGTTTGTGCGCAATGTCATAGTTGTAGCAACAGGTACTGCCATGGCTCAAATTGTGTATATGGCCTTATCCCCTATTATTACAAGGTTGTACGGCCCTGAAGCCTACGGATTAATGGGGGCTTTCATGGCTATAGTGATTATTGTTGGACCTGTATCAGCATTGACTTATCCAATTGCCATTGTACTACCGAAGAAGGAAGAGGATACTCAAGGACTGATTCAGCTTTCTTTTTTGATTTCCATGTTCAGTGCAGGGTTTCTAAGCATTATGCTGTTATTGTTTTACAATCAGATTATCAACTTGTTCAATCTTGAAGACATCTCCCCATTTCTATTTCTTCTTCCGTTCGTTGCATTGTTTTCAGGAGTTTTGCAAATAGCAGAAAGCTGGCTAATCCGGACAAAACAATTTAAAGTGACTGCAAAAGTTGCAGTGCTACAAGCCTTGCTATTACAGGGAAGCATGGTTTTCATTGGAGTTTTTTATCCGAATGCTGCTGTACTTATTTTCTTATCGACATTTGGAATTGGTTTAAAGGCGGCAATGATGATTGCTCTTTCTAATAAAAGAGAGAATTTCGATTTCAAACTTAAAAAGAAAAGAATTGAATTAATTAAAAAGCTGGCATTTACACATAAAGATTTTCCGTTATACAGAGCACCAGAGGTTTTTATAGACGCCGTATCTCAAGGCTTGCCAATCATATTGCTAGCCAGTTTTTTTGGCCCTGCTTCGGCTGGTTTTTATTCAATTGGCTACACTGTACTATCGATTCCTTCGCAACTGATCGGCAAGTCTGTCGGAGATGTTTTTTATCCCAGAATATCCGAAGCAGCAAATAATGGAGAAAAGATGACGAATCTAATTAAGAAAGCGACTTATTATTTAGGTGTTGTCGGTATCCTGCCTTATATCATTGTAATTTTCTACGGGCCAGCACTCTTCCGTTTTGTTTTTGGTGATGAGTGGGGGATGGCTGGTGAATATGCAAGGTGGATTGCACTTTGGTCCTTTTTTAAATTTTTAAATAAAGCAAGTGTGACAGCCTTGCCAGCTTTATCTGCCCAAGCATTTCAATTATGCAGCACCATCGTTACGCTGGTGAGTCGAATTGCAGCATTGGTCATCGGGTTTTATGTATATAAGAGCGATTTGATTGCTATTGCCCTGTTTTCCATTACAGGTGCAATTCTAAATGTAGTGTTCATTGCAATTACTTTACATATTAGCAAAAAACACGATCAAAAGATTTAA
- a CDS encoding CapA family protein yields MEEAIKIAILGDICPTKDYRKFFDSQDPEQVLGGAVNRLKEADLTIANLEAPATESNEPIMKTGPNLKALPRDLETLQKGGIDVFSMANNHILDYGTQGVIDTLETCEKLGIRTVGSGRDSKAAKEPLFIPVKDKMIGILSFAEAEFNLATSNQAGANRFDYFDSIKDIDSAKKNCDFLIVLYHGGSEHYPYPSPLLQKKCRNMAEFGADLVICQHSHCIGTYEEVNGSTILYGQGNAVFGWEDGDQQWNEGLLVEITIIGAVKPQIRFILLNANADGVGLANENKAGERLRRMNEMSKALQHSEQVNALWEDFSHSHVSLYYSMLFGKGRIFNKINRLLKNRLIDFLYSDRERMLAMNMLRCDAHNEVIQTILKQNFRKKQDNVEL; encoded by the coding sequence ATGGAAGAAGCAATAAAAATAGCGATTTTAGGAGATATTTGTCCAACAAAAGATTACCGAAAATTTTTTGATAGTCAAGATCCTGAACAGGTTCTTGGTGGAGCTGTGAACAGATTAAAAGAAGCTGACCTTACTATTGCTAATTTGGAAGCGCCAGCTACGGAAAGCAATGAACCAATAATGAAGACAGGACCGAATTTAAAGGCATTACCAAGAGATTTAGAAACACTTCAAAAAGGTGGGATAGATGTATTTTCCATGGCAAATAACCACATTCTCGATTATGGAACACAAGGGGTCATTGATACTCTGGAAACTTGTGAAAAGTTAGGAATTCGGACAGTTGGAAGTGGACGAGATTCGAAAGCCGCAAAAGAACCGCTTTTCATTCCAGTAAAAGATAAAATGATCGGAATCTTAAGTTTTGCAGAAGCTGAATTTAATCTGGCCACATCGAACCAAGCAGGAGCTAATCGTTTTGATTATTTTGATTCCATTAAAGATATAGATAGTGCCAAGAAAAACTGCGATTTTTTAATTGTCCTATACCACGGGGGAAGTGAGCATTACCCTTATCCATCACCACTATTGCAGAAGAAATGTAGGAATATGGCTGAATTTGGTGCAGATTTAGTAATATGTCAACATAGCCATTGTATTGGTACGTACGAAGAAGTAAATGGAAGTACAATACTTTACGGACAAGGGAATGCTGTCTTCGGTTGGGAGGACGGTGATCAACAATGGAATGAAGGATTACTGGTGGAAATCACAATTATTGGAGCAGTTAAGCCTCAAATAAGATTTATCTTATTGAATGCCAATGCAGATGGAGTAGGGCTGGCGAACGAAAACAAAGCTGGCGAGAGACTGAGGAGGATGAATGAAATGTCTAAGGCATTGCAGCATTCAGAACAGGTAAATGCATTGTGGGAAGATTTTTCCCACAGTCATGTCTCCTTATATTATTCCATGTTATTTGGAAAGGGCCGAATTTTTAATAAGATTAACCGGCTATTGAAAAATCGTTTAATTGATTTCCTATATTCTGATAGGGAACGCATGCTAGCCATGAATATGCTCCGTTGCGATGCACATAATGAAGTCATACAAACCATATTGAAACAAAACTTTAGAAAAAAACAGGACAATGTGGAGTTATAA
- a CDS encoding NERD domain-containing protein → MILVAAVLKSPLVKGFFGELGVRFALRKLDNEDYKILHNIMLSDGSKTTQIDHVVIGRNGIFVIETKNYQGWIFGSEKSAKWTQTIYKSKKQFHNPIRQNFGHIKMLEQHFPGYQHPMVSIISFSSNSTLKKVDIQSSHIHVLHTTGIVSAIQSYKESLLTRQAIAAFATHIENANIKDPKAKKQHVQTIKETQQKKKGQLSANICPNCGDPLVTRTGKHGPFKGCSSFPKCRFTA, encoded by the coding sequence ATGATTCTAGTAGCTGCTGTCTTAAAATCACCGCTTGTAAAAGGTTTTTTCGGAGAACTTGGAGTCCGTTTCGCTTTGAGGAAACTCGATAATGAAGATTACAAAATCCTCCACAATATCATGTTAAGTGATGGCAGCAAAACCACTCAAATCGATCATGTCGTTATTGGCCGGAATGGCATCTTTGTCATTGAGACGAAAAATTATCAAGGCTGGATTTTCGGTTCCGAAAAAAGCGCTAAGTGGACCCAAACCATCTATAAATCCAAAAAGCAGTTCCACAATCCCATCCGCCAAAATTTTGGCCATATCAAAATGCTTGAACAGCATTTCCCGGGATATCAACATCCGATGGTTTCCATTATTAGCTTTTCAAGCAATAGTACGTTAAAAAAAGTGGACATTCAGTCTTCACACATACATGTCCTTCATACAACCGGCATCGTAAGTGCGATTCAATCCTATAAGGAATCTCTGCTCACCAGACAGGCGATCGCCGCTTTTGCTACGCACATTGAAAACGCCAATATCAAAGACCCGAAAGCGAAAAAGCAGCATGTCCAGACCATCAAAGAAACGCAGCAAAAGAAAAAAGGCCAACTCTCCGCAAACATCTGTCCCAACTGCGGTGACCCACTCGTTACAAGAACCGGAAAACATGGCCCATTCAAAGGCTGCTCGTCTTTTCCAAAATGCCGGTTTACTGCATAA
- a CDS encoding CBS domain-containing protein: MKVTEIMTTDVQTCTLDTSLQEIATWMLNLDVGSIPIVDNGKLAGIITDRDIVTRGIAAQFSLDTPVRQILSSDLVTGTPDMDLEEAADLMAEHQIRRLPIVEGDRLVGIVSLGDVAVKDPSDMHAGSAIEDISKPAEPS, translated from the coding sequence ATGAAAGTAACAGAAATTATGACAACAGATGTACAAACATGCACACTTGATACATCACTTCAGGAAATTGCGACTTGGATGCTGAATTTGGATGTCGGCTCCATTCCGATTGTGGACAACGGAAAATTAGCAGGGATTATCACCGACCGTGACATTGTCACCCGAGGCATCGCTGCCCAGTTTTCTTTGGATACACCCGTAAGACAAATTCTTTCTTCCGACTTGGTCACCGGAACGCCGGATATGGATTTGGAAGAAGCGGCTGATCTGATGGCTGAACATCAAATTCGACGTCTGCCAATTGTGGAAGGCGACAGACTGGTAGGGATTGTCTCCCTTGGCGATGTTGCAGTGAAAGATCCATCTGATATGCATGCCGGTTCAGCCATTGAAGATATTTCTAAACCAGCTGAGCCAAGCTAA
- a CDS encoding amidase family protein: MEKIAFEIEEATISQIQQAFEEQLLTSVELVQVYLDRIEKYDKNGPKINSVLSINPDALKIAAELDSMRGQEGQGPLYGIPVLLKDNIDTTDNMPTTAGAIALKDNFTVEDAFVAAQLRQAGAIILGKVNMSEWAYFMTENVPSGYSGLGGQVLNPYGVDVFEAGSVGGSSSGTGASIASNFAVVGIGTETSGSILSPASANSIVGIKPTVGLVSRTGIIPIAESQDTAGPMARTVADAAITLGILTGVDERDPATLRSVGVGLPDYTAHLKKDGLQGARIGVDISFLNDKEPEERAIMEAAIADMKAQGAIVEKVTIPVQEFQSGVLWYEFKRGINDYLSKTPDAVPVKSLADVIEFNKQESAVRMKFGQVELERSLALSEDPIDPTYLEHRATDLRTSAAEGIDVVMVEHNLDALLFQNNRGAAMPAKAGYPSITVPAGYTSEGLPVGVTFSGLAFSEPRLIELAYAYEQATQNRVAPKFE; the protein is encoded by the coding sequence ATGGAAAAAATAGCATTCGAAATAGAAGAAGCAACAATCAGCCAAATCCAGCAGGCTTTTGAAGAACAGCTGCTGACTTCAGTGGAGCTGGTCCAGGTTTATTTGGACAGAATCGAAAAGTACGACAAAAACGGACCGAAAATCAATTCAGTGCTGTCCATCAATCCTGACGCTTTGAAAATAGCAGCAGAGCTGGATAGCATGCGCGGCCAGGAAGGGCAAGGCCCGTTATATGGGATTCCGGTGCTGCTGAAAGACAATATTGATACGACAGACAACATGCCGACGACAGCAGGAGCGATTGCCCTCAAGGACAATTTCACGGTTGAAGACGCTTTTGTGGCTGCACAGCTGAGACAAGCGGGAGCAATTATCCTCGGCAAGGTCAATATGAGCGAATGGGCGTATTTCATGACGGAAAATGTGCCGAGCGGCTACAGCGGACTCGGCGGCCAAGTGCTCAACCCTTACGGAGTGGATGTGTTTGAAGCCGGAAGTGTCGGCGGTTCGAGTTCAGGAACCGGGGCGAGCATCGCGTCAAATTTTGCAGTTGTCGGCATCGGCACGGAAACTTCAGGTTCAATTTTAAGTCCAGCGAGCGCCAATTCAATTGTCGGCATCAAGCCGACAGTCGGGTTGGTCAGCCGCACAGGCATTATCCCGATTGCAGAAAGCCAGGATACAGCGGGACCAATGGCGCGTACAGTGGCGGATGCGGCCATTACACTGGGCATCTTGACAGGAGTCGACGAAAGGGACCCGGCGACTTTACGCAGTGTTGGCGTGGGCTTGCCGGATTATACGGCCCATCTGAAAAAGGATGGATTGCAAGGTGCAAGAATCGGTGTGGACATCAGCTTCCTGAATGACAAGGAGCCGGAAGAACGGGCCATCATGGAAGCTGCGATTGCAGATATGAAAGCGCAAGGAGCAATCGTTGAGAAAGTAACGATTCCTGTTCAGGAATTTCAATCGGGTGTGCTGTGGTATGAATTCAAACGGGGCATCAACGATTATTTGAGCAAAACCCCGGATGCGGTGCCGGTGAAGTCGCTTGCTGACGTCATCGAATTCAATAAACAAGAGTCTGCTGTCCGGATGAAATTCGGGCAGGTTGAACTGGAGAGGTCGCTGGCACTGAGCGAAGATCCGATTGATCCGACTTATTTGGAGCATCGTGCCACCGATCTTAGAACTTCTGCCGCTGAAGGCATTGATGTGGTGATGGTCGAGCATAACCTTGACGCTCTGCTGTTCCAGAACAACCGTGGAGCAGCTATGCCGGCAAAAGCCGGCTATCCGTCAATCACTGTGCCGGCTGGCTACACCAGTGAAGGGCTGCCGGTTGGCGTGACATTCAGCGGCCTTGCGTTCAGTGAACCGCGGCTGATTGAACTGGCCTACGCGTATGAGCAGGCGACCCAAAACCGCGTTGCTCCGAAGTTTGAATAA
- a CDS encoding mechanosensitive ion channel family protein, which translates to MDNTQLFDGIEFLKTLSLIDFLMFFIYLSLIFALRTFLVFLLQKSFTSKRFKERIFPFVEDLLNWLAIYGAIFFFLFYFSEEQWLFYPFYETDGIQVSVFLIVVVAIAVSFAGRLVRALNRYVMPFFYVQFDVDATTGYTINRLLYYIVMFIALALGFTTVGLDLSALGVIFSVLGIGIGFGIRNIAANFVSGIIILFERPMKVGELVEIDKNIGQITKITLRSTVIETLKNGTLIVPNQYFIEQIVKNRSSAKLFARVVVSVAYGNDTEKVEHLLLEAAVAEMQFVPGIPNEPPDVRFINFRDSSLDFVVEVRVVDVEMKEQLESRIRHAIADIFIKNDIKLAEYPVTKEI; encoded by the coding sequence ATGGACAATACCCAATTATTCGATGGCATCGAGTTTTTAAAGACACTTTCTTTGATAGATTTTCTTATGTTTTTCATTTACCTCTCCTTAATTTTCGCCTTAAGGACCTTCCTGGTGTTCCTTCTGCAAAAGTCTTTTACATCCAAACGCTTTAAAGAGCGGATATTTCCGTTCGTTGAAGATCTATTGAACTGGCTCGCTATCTACGGAGCAATCTTTTTTTTCCTGTTTTATTTTTCAGAAGAACAATGGCTATTTTATCCGTTTTATGAAACGGATGGCATACAAGTGTCGGTGTTCCTAATAGTGGTCGTCGCTATAGCTGTCAGCTTTGCCGGCCGCCTGGTAAGAGCATTGAACCGGTATGTGATGCCTTTTTTCTACGTGCAATTTGATGTAGATGCCACCACGGGCTATACCATCAACCGGCTCCTCTATTACATTGTCATGTTCATTGCATTGGCTCTTGGGTTTACGACAGTCGGCCTCGACCTGTCAGCGCTCGGCGTCATCTTCAGCGTGCTTGGAATCGGGATCGGTTTTGGTATACGGAACATCGCCGCAAACTTTGTTTCAGGGATCATCATTCTTTTTGAACGGCCGATGAAAGTAGGCGAACTGGTGGAAATTGATAAGAATATCGGCCAGATTACAAAAATCACGCTCCGCTCCACTGTCATTGAAACTTTAAAAAACGGCACGCTCATTGTACCCAATCAGTACTTTATCGAACAGATCGTCAAAAACCGTTCCAGCGCAAAGCTTTTTGCCCGTGTAGTCGTCAGCGTGGCCTATGGCAATGACACTGAAAAAGTCGAGCACCTGCTCTTGGAAGCGGCAGTAGCAGAGATGCAGTTTGTGCCTGGCATTCCCAATGAGCCGCCGGACGTCCGCTTTATCAACTTTCGGGACTCTTCGCTCGACTTCGTCGTCGAAGTCCGTGTCGTTGATGTCGAGATGAAAGAACAGCTGGAAAGCCGCATCCGCCACGCAATCGCTGATATTTTCATCAAAAACGATATCAAGCTCGCTGAATATCCAGTTACGAAAGAAATATAA
- a CDS encoding ABC transporter ATP-binding protein yields MKVLELENVTRRREGKTVLNNVNWQVERGEHWVLYGLNGAGKTSLLDMINAYFFPTTGKVSVLGLEFGKTYLSEKLRKQIGFVSSSLQQKISPYDNAYEVVLSGAYASIGLYEETTEEIDQKGVEILKELGCLDYANRSYETLSHGERQRVLIGRALMGEPSLLVLDEPTNGLDFIAREELLEAIERIAQKPDAPTIIYVTHHIEEILPEFNKTLLLKDGEVFASGNTEEMITSEQLSEFFEIPVEVNWNQGRPLLSKVKI; encoded by the coding sequence ATGAAGGTTCTGGAACTTGAAAACGTGACAAGAAGGCGAGAAGGGAAAACGGTGCTGAATAATGTCAACTGGCAAGTGGAACGCGGAGAGCACTGGGTACTTTACGGCTTGAACGGTGCCGGCAAGACTTCGCTGCTTGATATGATCAATGCTTACTTTTTTCCGACAACTGGCAAAGTGAGCGTCCTCGGCCTGGAGTTTGGGAAAACCTATCTTTCCGAGAAACTGCGCAAGCAGATCGGTTTTGTTTCTTCGTCGCTTCAGCAGAAAATAAGCCCATATGACAACGCCTATGAAGTGGTGCTGAGCGGAGCTTATGCTTCTATCGGATTATATGAAGAGACGACAGAAGAGATTGACCAAAAAGGAGTAGAAATCCTGAAGGAACTGGGCTGCCTTGACTATGCGAACCGGAGTTATGAAACCTTGTCACATGGTGAGCGGCAGCGGGTCTTGATTGGCCGTGCGCTGATGGGAGAGCCATCGCTTTTGGTGCTGGATGAACCGACGAATGGGCTGGATTTTATTGCCCGGGAAGAGCTGCTCGAGGCCATTGAACGGATCGCGCAAAAGCCGGATGCTCCGACCATCATTTATGTGACTCACCATATTGAGGAAATCCTGCCGGAATTCAATAAAACCTTGTTATTGAAAGACGGGGAAGTGTTTGCTTCCGGCAATACGGAAGAAATGATAACGAGCGAACAGCTTTCCGAGTTTTTCGAAATTCCGGTTGAAGTGAATTGGAATCAAGGCCGGCCACTGCTTTCGAAAGTGAAAATTTAA
- a CDS encoding M3 family oligoendopeptidase — MKQYETTWNLDSIFKGGSTSQELKIYIAKFEANLKELAELVDSLSPPSGSEQTGELSLLLELLDSTTKQLREIGAFTSCLTAQDINDHEAKILSGKRSELGAAFASVLAKLDQKFLQIEDAVWQGLLEQPSLEPVTFALNERRVQAKEKLPLEQEVLINDLSVNGYAAWNQLYNSLVGKMSIEHMENGKIKKLSMGQAANRMSTPNREARQEVFEKISSAWQEEAELFSETLNNLAGFRLQTYKHRRWDNVLKEPLELNRMSEKTLNAMWGTITEHKAPFVSYLRRKAQLLGVEKLEWHDLNAPLTKSMQKVSFDEAAAFILEQFERFSPQMAEFSRGAFEKRWIEAEDRPGKRPGGFCTSFPDSEQTRIFMTFSGSATNISTLAHELGHAYHQHVMNDTEALNQRYAMNVAETASTFAEMVVSDAAVKNASSNEEKIALLEDKIKRSIAFFMNIHSRFLFETRFYEERKKGAVSVERLNQLALEAQQEAYGGELASYNPTFWASTLHFHITGVPFYNFPYTFGYLFSQGIYAKALETEGGFEESYNALLRDTGRMTVEQLAQKHLGVDLEQTGFWEDAIAVCVKDVEEFLELTEVVVG, encoded by the coding sequence ATGAAACAGTATGAGACAACATGGAACTTGGACTCAATTTTCAAAGGAGGCAGCACGTCTCAGGAATTGAAGATATACATAGCGAAATTCGAAGCCAATTTGAAGGAATTGGCCGAGCTGGTGGATAGTCTCAGCCCGCCAAGCGGATCGGAACAAACAGGAGAGCTGTCTTTGCTTCTTGAGCTATTGGACAGCACAACGAAACAACTGCGGGAAATCGGAGCTTTCACAAGTTGCCTGACTGCACAGGATATCAATGACCATGAAGCAAAAATACTTTCCGGAAAACGGAGTGAACTGGGGGCTGCTTTTGCTTCGGTATTGGCAAAGTTGGACCAGAAGTTTCTCCAAATAGAAGACGCAGTGTGGCAAGGTTTACTTGAACAGCCGAGTTTGGAACCAGTGACGTTTGCGCTGAATGAACGGCGAGTGCAAGCCAAGGAAAAGCTTCCGCTCGAGCAGGAAGTCCTGATCAATGATTTATCGGTCAACGGTTATGCGGCTTGGAATCAGCTGTACAACAGCCTTGTCGGGAAAATGAGCATCGAACATATGGAAAACGGCAAGATTAAAAAATTGTCGATGGGCCAGGCGGCGAACCGCATGAGCACACCCAACCGAGAAGCCCGCCAAGAAGTATTCGAAAAAATAAGCAGCGCCTGGCAGGAAGAAGCGGAGCTCTTCAGCGAAACTTTGAACAACTTGGCTGGATTCCGGCTGCAGACTTACAAGCACCGGAGATGGGACAATGTATTGAAAGAGCCGCTGGAACTGAACCGCATGAGCGAAAAAACCTTGAATGCCATGTGGGGAACAATCACCGAGCATAAAGCACCTTTTGTTTCTTATTTGCGGCGGAAAGCGCAGCTACTTGGCGTTGAAAAGCTGGAATGGCATGATTTGAATGCACCGCTGACCAAATCCATGCAAAAAGTCAGCTTTGATGAAGCTGCGGCTTTTATTCTGGAGCAGTTCGAGCGGTTCAGCCCCCAAATGGCCGAGTTTTCCAGAGGCGCATTTGAAAAACGCTGGATTGAAGCGGAAGACCGCCCAGGAAAGCGTCCCGGCGGATTTTGCACAAGTTTTCCAGACAGTGAACAGACCCGCATTTTTATGACGTTTTCCGGGTCCGCCACGAATATTTCGACGCTTGCTCATGAACTCGGGCATGCCTATCATCAGCATGTCATGAATGATACGGAAGCATTGAATCAGCGCTACGCCATGAACGTCGCCGAAACTGCTTCCACTTTCGCAGAAATGGTCGTGTCCGATGCTGCAGTGAAAAATGCTTCTTCTAATGAAGAAAAAATTGCGTTGCTGGAAGACAAGATCAAGAGAAGCATTGCGTTTTTCATGAATATCCATTCCCGTTTCCTGTTCGAAACGCGCTTTTATGAAGAACGGAAAAAAGGGGCAGTTTCGGTGGAACGCTTAAATCAACTTGCATTGGAGGCGCAGCAGGAAGCCTACGGTGGCGAACTTGCCAGCTATAATCCGACTTTCTGGGCTTCGACTTTGCATTTCCACATTACGGGCGTGCCGTTCTACAACTTCCCGTATACATTCGGCTATTTGTTCAGTCAAGGGATTTATGCCAAAGCGCTGGAAACTGAAGGCGGTTTCGAAGAATCCTATAATGCGCTGTTGAGGGATACCGGCCGCATGACAGTCGAACAGCTGGCACAAAAGCATTTGGGAGTTGATTTGGAACAGACTGGATTCTGGGAAGATGCGATTGCGGTTTGTGTGAAAGATGTGGAGGAGTTTTTGGAGTTGACGGAAGTGGTTGTCGGGTAA
- a CDS encoding YbjN domain-containing protein, which translates to MSNAMIFRNHLKESGIQVKEETEETGEVFFTIVGTLAIGSPVIFEVMIFEDEHVIDIRAIDFINVSSLLKRAGLHQLLNKLNIYCRYVKLTEKEGRVTAVYSLPYSEKEIDPGAVLEMISLMKQTIDGIIPEFYEL; encoded by the coding sequence ATGTCCAATGCAATGATTTTTCGAAACCATCTCAAAGAATCAGGAATTCAAGTGAAAGAGGAAACGGAAGAAACTGGAGAAGTCTTTTTTACGATTGTGGGTACTTTGGCAATTGGTTCTCCAGTCATATTCGAAGTGATGATCTTTGAGGACGAACACGTTATCGACATAAGAGCTATTGATTTCATTAACGTTTCGAGCCTTTTAAAAAGAGCAGGTCTTCATCAATTATTGAACAAGCTGAACATCTATTGCCGCTACGTTAAGTTGACAGAAAAAGAAGGCCGTGTCACGGCTGTTTATTCGCTGCCTTACAGTGAAAAAGAGATTGATCCGGGTGCGGTGTTGGAGATGATTTCGCTTATGAAGCAGACCATTGACGGGATTATCCCGGAATTTTATGAGTTGTAG
- a CDS encoding S-layer homology domain-containing protein, producing MEQHLRKILAFLLIPLIVISWQLMATAEVAVESPTSYAVTPDDSQLETNITRAEASKMFAMALKLPIPATETVYNDVRATHWAKDYIAAASKAGLFDGYPDGTFKPEETLTHEELAQILIMALELQKNEDNQFAEVTAVRE from the coding sequence ATGGAGCAGCATCTAAGAAAGATCCTCGCCTTTCTCTTAATTCCATTGATTGTGATAAGTTGGCAACTAATGGCAACGGCAGAAGTAGCTGTTGAATCGCCAACTTCTTATGCGGTGACGCCAGATGATTCCCAGTTGGAAACGAATATTACACGGGCTGAAGCGTCTAAAATGTTCGCCATGGCATTAAAGTTGCCGATTCCGGCGACGGAAACCGTTTATAACGACGTCCGAGCAACCCATTGGGCGAAAGATTATATTGCAGCAGCCTCCAAAGCAGGATTATTCGATGGTTATCCGGATGGGACATTCAAACCTGAGGAAACTCTTACTCATGAAGAACTTGCGCAAATCCTGATTATGGCTTTAGAGCTGCAGAAAAATGAAGACAACCAATTCGCTGAAGTTACTGCTGTTAGGGAATAA
- a CDS encoding neutral zinc metallopeptidase encodes MKKKTSKLLVAALLTIILAGFGNFQNPVIHVSATQLSFASQPYSLSPGVMPAPDYQTDLPADHSMYDYLVYLVNDVDAFWSPIMIGAGHADPFANYSFPAPGEPVNTNCAFEGDLENPAQAFYCGFDDQIVVTQEMARQIWEGTYKTNSDPSSDYSAGDFSVAFIVAHEYAHNLQTELGWLPIYEDEEPLATSRSLELNADCLAGVWANSVYHRGLLETADIEEAMRTLADIGQDPSVLNPTHGTPQERTEAFMLGYNDGSASSCDPYLFNPY; translated from the coding sequence ATGAAGAAAAAAACTTCAAAACTGCTGGTTGCTGCATTGTTGACAATTATATTGGCGGGCTTCGGGAATTTTCAAAATCCGGTAATTCATGTTTCAGCAACTCAATTATCTTTCGCTTCACAGCCGTATAGCCTGTCTCCGGGAGTAATGCCTGCACCCGACTATCAAACGGACCTGCCTGCGGACCATTCGATGTACGATTACCTGGTCTATTTGGTGAATGATGTGGATGCGTTTTGGTCACCGATCATGATTGGCGCTGGCCATGCAGATCCTTTTGCCAATTACTCGTTCCCGGCTCCTGGGGAACCGGTGAATACCAATTGCGCTTTTGAAGGTGACTTGGAAAACCCTGCCCAAGCCTTCTATTGCGGATTTGATGACCAAATTGTCGTCACTCAGGAAATGGCCAGACAAATCTGGGAAGGCACATATAAAACCAATTCCGATCCATCGAGCGACTACAGTGCAGGCGACTTTTCAGTAGCCTTTATCGTGGCCCATGAATATGCGCATAATTTGCAGACAGAGTTGGGCTGGCTGCCGATATACGAAGATGAAGAGCCTTTAGCGACTTCCAGAAGCCTTGAACTGAACGCGGATTGCTTGGCCGGTGTCTGGGCAAACTCCGTCTACCATCGCGGTCTCCTCGAAACAGCGGACATCGAGGAAGCTATGAGGACGTTAGCCGACATTGGCCAGGACCCTTCAGTACTGAACCCGACACACGGCACGCCACAGGAACGAACAGAAGCGTTCATGCTTGGTTATAATGATGGATCGGCCAGCAGCTGTGATCCTTATTTATTTAATCCGTATTAA